CCCAAAAGATGCAAGACCAACGGATGTACTACGAGGGCCAAGTCAAGTCCCTTCACCAACAACTAGCCGGCCAGTCCCAATCCCACGAGACGCAGCTAGCCCAGGCGACCGAAGACTTGCAAGACACCATCGATAACCTCCGCTCGCAGCACACCGAGGAACTCAGCCGCATGGAAAGCGCCTTTAGCGAACAAATCGCTGCCCTCCAAACCGCTCATAGCCAACAGATTGCTGCGCAGCAGAAAAAGCACGAGCAGGATATCCAGCGCCTGAACAAGAAACACGCGCGCAACGTCGTTGATCTTCGAGAAAAGGTGCAGAGCTTGGAGAACGACTTGGTCGGAAACAACGATGATTTCCGTCCTGCCACTGACGACAGTCTGAAGATTCAGTATCGCCAGTTGAAACTGTGTATCGATATGGTGACTGAGCCCATCAACTTGGGCATCAGCGGGGTACCGCGGAACCTGGGGAAGCTGGATCCGACGAGGTTCTTGGAGAGGGAGGGCAAGAATCAATTGCGTTTCTTGCTGAGGAGCGTGGTCTGGCAGAAAATTGTCGAGGGTTTCTTTTCCGAGCCGTTTGGGTTTGGGGCGTTGGGGAAgggagaagggagggaggtgttgaggggggtggtggaggggtggAGGGGGTTGTGTGGTTATGATGACGGGTCTTTGTCGAATGGAAAGATGGGTAAGTCCAACACATTTCCGTCCTTAGTCATTTTCGTCGTGAAATGGCAATACTGAAACCAGCCGACACAGCATCCCGatcgacaacaacagacaCTGAACTCCTCACCCCTTTCTTCCATTCCCGCGAAGCCAACAAATGGCGCTCCGCCACCTTCCAGTCCATTCTCATGACCGTggcccctccttcctcctctatGTCCGGCAGCAAATCCAGCTCCCGAAAAGGCCAGCAAGCAGGAGCACCCAGCCCTAGGGGCACCCCTGGACCTCCAGAGCATCCCATTGCCACGCCTTACTATACCAACATCAACCAAGTCCAATCGCAAATCGTTGCCCTTCTCTCTTCCATTTGCTCCGAACCCTTGTCATCCGAGGTCCAATCCAAGGTATCCGAGCTGGCCCGCCAAGCTGGAGAATTGGCCCTCCAATTCGGAGCCCAACGGGCGCAGCTGGGGTTGGAGGTGCCCAAGAGGGGAGAGCAAGTGAAGATTGGCACAGAGTCGGGGTGGGTGGATTGCGAAGACGGCGATTCTTTCGGcgggagaaggggggtggaggtggaggttgaCTTGTGTGTGAGCCCGAAGGTGTATAGAGTAGGAGATATGGACGGGAGGAACATGGGGGATAAGAAGGGGGCAAAAGTGAAGGCAATTGTTGCTGGTGAGGTTTATCCTAGGCGATCGTAGGGCTGGTGACGAGATGGGTGGGGTGAGCATAGAAAGGGGAAAGCAGCAGAGGAAATCCACATAAATTCAAGTTTGGTTGCATTGATGTtgaccaagaaaaaaaaaaaaaaaaaaaaaaacacaacgCAGAGTATCAAGCATAGTGTTCTCATTCCAATCATCGTAACATCGTTGTGCCCCCCAAATCCCCCaaacaccaaaacaccaacccTAATATCACAACCAAGCCAAATACTTACCTCCCCCCACGTACCCTACATCAACCCCCCACTCAACAACACACTCTGCCCCGTCATGTACCCCGTCTTCACCAGCATCTCCACCACATTCCCCACCTCGTCCGTCGTCCCCAGCCTTCCAACAGGAATATTCTTGACATCTCCCGGCGTTCCCTCCACGAACTTGGCATCCGGAATCATGCCCGTCTCCCCAATCATGGCCGGCGCAACATCATTAACCGTGATGCCCTGGCCGGCGTGCTTCCTGGCTAGGTTCTTCATCAAGCCTTGCAACCCCGCCTTGGAAGCAGCGTAATGACATCCGTTGATCCCACCGCCTTGGGCAGCAATGGAGGagacgaagatgatgcgGCCCCAGTTGCGCTGGATCATGTGCGGGAGGGAGAGCTtgcagaggaggaaggacgAGCGGAGGTTGATGTTGAGCATCTTGTCGAACTCGTCGAGGCTGATGTCTAAAATGCTGGGGATGCGTCTGCCATAACCGGCGTTGCTGATGAGGATGTCGGGGCCGGACTGGCCGTGCAGGTCCTGGAGCTGGGTAAAGAGGAGTTGGATGTCGGCTGGCGAGGACAAGTCGCATTTGTGGGTAGAAAAGGGCAGCGGATTAGGGTTGGCGGTGGTACGATTGAGGGAAAGGGCTGGGCCGTGGGCGGTTTGGCCGTTGGTGAAGGCTTCGTAGAGTTCTTGCTCCAGGGCCTGCAGCTTCTcgggggaagaagaatagGTGAGGGCGAGGTGGGCGCCGAGAGACCACAGGCGGCGGGCTACGGCAGCGCCGATGCTAAACGAAAGGGGTGAGTCAACTGTGAGTGCTGTGAAGTaggcaacaacaccacaacagGCGAGACATTGACACTTGTCTGgagtggtgatggcttcccATTTCGCCTGATGTCGAGAAAGATGGTTAGAGGAGCAAGGTGAGATTTACCCTCCGGAGGCGCCTGTGATCAGGACGAGCTTGCCCTTGACTT
The Neurospora crassa OR74A linkage group II, whole genome shotgun sequence DNA segment above includes these coding regions:
- a CDS encoding 3-ketoacyl-acyl carrier protein reductase, which codes for MAQVDNEVKGKLVLITGASGGIGAAVARRLWSLGAHLALTYSSSPEKLQALEQELYEAFTNGQTAHGPALSLNRTTANPNPLPFSTHKCDLSSPADIQLLFTQLQDLHGQSGPDILISNAGYGRRIPSILDISLDEFDKMLNINLRSSFLLCKLSLPHMIQRNWGRIIFVSSIAAQGGGINGCHYAASKAGLQGLMKNLARKHAGQGITVNDVAPAMIGETGMIPDAKFVEGTPGDVKNIPVGRLGTTDEVGNVVEMLVKTGYMTGQSVLLSGGLM